A window of Actinomycetota bacterium contains these coding sequences:
- a CDS encoding ATP-binding cassette domain-containing protein, with the protein METKQGTRIPISVRGLTKRYGSRIVVDDLSFDVEAGTVTGFLGPNGAGKSTTMRAVVGLVEPDGGEARVLGQRYVDLREPARVLGTLLDAAYSDPRRTGRQHLRLLARAIDVDLAKADQVLRLTDLTDAADRRISGYSLGMRQRLALAGALLGSPKVLMLDEPANGLDPAGIRWLRRSLKTFAAHGGTAFVSSHVLSEVSQLADHLIVIDRGRLVARGATEELTRGETDLERVFFDLLAKGA; encoded by the coding sequence ATGGAGACGAAGCAGGGGACGCGGATACCGATCAGCGTCCGGGGACTGACGAAGCGCTACGGCAGCCGGATCGTGGTGGACGACCTCTCCTTCGACGTGGAGGCGGGGACCGTGACCGGGTTCCTCGGCCCGAACGGCGCGGGGAAGTCGACCACGATGCGCGCGGTGGTGGGCCTGGTGGAGCCCGATGGAGGCGAGGCGAGGGTCCTAGGTCAGCGATACGTCGACCTCCGCGAGCCCGCACGGGTATTGGGGACGCTCCTGGACGCGGCGTACTCCGACCCCCGCCGGACCGGCCGGCAGCACCTTCGGCTGCTCGCGCGGGCCATCGATGTGGACCTGGCCAAGGCAGACCAGGTCCTGCGCCTGACCGACCTGACCGACGCGGCGGACCGGCGGATCAGCGGGTACTCGCTGGGCATGCGTCAGAGGCTGGCCCTGGCCGGAGCGCTCCTCGGCTCCCCCAAGGTGCTGATGCTGGACGAGCCCGCCAACGGACTCGACCCGGCCGGCATCAGGTGGCTGCGCCGGTCGCTGAAGACGTTCGCGGCGCACGGCGGGACCGCGTTCGTGTCCAGCCATGTGCTGTCCGAGGTCTCGCAGCTCGCCGACCACCTGATCGTCATCGATCGAGGACGGCTCGTCGCGCGGGGTGCGACGGAGGAGCTCACCCGGGGCGAGACGGATCTGGAGCGGGTCTTCTTCGACCTGCTGGCGAAGGGAGCGTGA
- a CDS encoding sensor histidine kinase: protein MAVIAVAATSLPLLARRRSPAVVLAVVIASVTVAPLQGFGVLVAFYSVGAWTRSSRRSAVVAAVGALATVVAGVLTRDVGVPFEAAVGLAIFAVAWYLGVLSHVRRRYTMVLEERARSLEAEREADRRRAAVEERTRIARELHDIVAHRVSLMTVQAGAAGAVMDTDPRAAREAIGAVETAGRDALAELRQLVSVLRTDDEADDPLTPDRGLSDVPQLAADMREAGLEVEVRVEGEPQGVGECLDSCSYRIVQEALTNVLKHAGPHAEASVTIRYRPQDLQIEVVDTGDAAPAGEAPGYGIIGMSERAAAFGGSVHAGPRPQGGFEVRAQIPLDGSQP, encoded by the coding sequence ATGGCGGTGATCGCCGTGGCGGCGACATCGCTCCCCCTCCTCGCCCGCCGCAGATCCCCCGCCGTCGTCCTGGCCGTGGTGATCGCATCCGTGACGGTCGCACCGCTGCAGGGTTTCGGGGTCCTCGTTGCCTTCTACAGCGTGGGTGCTTGGACGCGCAGCTCCCGGCGCTCCGCGGTGGTCGCGGCGGTCGGTGCCCTGGCCACGGTCGTGGCGGGCGTGCTCACCCGCGATGTGGGGGTTCCCTTCGAGGCCGCGGTGGGGCTGGCCATCTTCGCTGTGGCCTGGTACCTGGGGGTGCTCTCCCACGTCCGGCGCAGGTACACGATGGTGCTCGAGGAGCGTGCCCGCAGCCTCGAGGCGGAGCGTGAGGCGGACCGGCGCCGCGCCGCGGTAGAGGAGCGGACGCGGATCGCGCGGGAGCTCCACGACATCGTCGCTCACCGCGTGAGCCTGATGACGGTCCAGGCGGGAGCGGCGGGTGCCGTGATGGACACGGACCCCCGAGCGGCGCGTGAGGCCATCGGAGCCGTGGAGACGGCCGGACGTGATGCCCTCGCCGAGCTCCGCCAGCTCGTCTCGGTCCTGCGGACGGACGACGAGGCGGACGACCCCCTCACGCCGGACCGTGGCTTGTCGGACGTGCCGCAGCTCGCCGCGGACATGCGCGAGGCGGGCCTGGAGGTAGAGGTGAGGGTCGAGGGTGAGCCTCAGGGTGTCGGCGAGTGCCTCGACTCCTGCTCCTACCGGATCGTCCAGGAGGCCCTGACGAACGTCCTGAAGCATGCGGGACCACACGCGGAGGCGTCGGTCACAATCCGCTACCGCCCGCAGGACCTGCAGATCGAGGTCGTCGACACGGGCGACGCGGCGCCGGCGGGTGAGGCGCCGGGGTACGGCATCATCGGGATGTCCGAGCGGGCGGCGGCCTTCGGAGGGAGCGTCCACGCCGGCCCGCGTCCGCAGGGTGGGTTCGAGGTCCGGGCGCAGATCCCGCTCGACGGGAGCCAGCCCTGA
- a CDS encoding response regulator transcription factor codes for MRVVVVDDQELVRAGFRMILGASADIDVVDECGDGRAAIEAVRRWRPDVVLMDIRMPELDGLAATEIIMREMDPPPRVLILTTFDADEYVYRALRAGASGFVLKDIPPPELVAAIRTIASGDALLAPAITSRLVARFAHQLQIESQRPPELELLTERELEVLRAVADGSTNSEIADRLHVSPTTVKTHVSSVLAKLGLRDRVQAVVYAYEHGVVTPGGQRGSST; via the coding sequence ATCCGCGTCGTGGTCGTCGACGACCAGGAGCTCGTCCGGGCCGGGTTCCGGATGATCCTCGGAGCGTCCGCAGACATCGACGTCGTCGACGAGTGCGGGGACGGCCGCGCGGCGATCGAGGCCGTCCGGCGGTGGCGCCCGGACGTCGTGCTCATGGACATCCGCATGCCGGAGCTCGACGGACTCGCCGCCACCGAGATCATCATGCGCGAGATGGACCCCCCGCCTCGGGTCCTGATCCTCACCACCTTCGATGCCGACGAGTACGTGTACCGGGCTCTGCGGGCAGGTGCGTCCGGGTTCGTCCTGAAGGACATCCCACCCCCCGAGCTAGTGGCCGCGATCCGGACCATCGCATCGGGGGACGCGCTGCTCGCGCCCGCCATCACCAGTCGCCTCGTCGCGCGGTTCGCGCACCAGCTCCAGATCGAGTCCCAGCGTCCTCCCGAGCTCGAGCTGCTCACCGAGCGTGAGCTCGAGGTGCTCCGCGCGGTGGCGGACGGCAGCACGAACAGCGAGATCGCCGACCGGCTGCACGTGAGCCCCACGACCGTGAAGACCCACGTCTCGAGCGTGCTCGCGAAGCTCGGGTTGCGGGACCGGGTGCAGGCCGTCGTCTACGCCTACGAACACGGGGTGGTCACGCCGGGAGGTCAGCGCGGCTCGAGCACGTAG
- a CDS encoding nitroreductase family deazaflavin-dependent oxidoreductase has translation MPLLVRALRSAGHRVWFANLMKRIAPPLDRLLHRLTGGRVHVADLLVPTLMLEHVGRRSGQRYRTPLLYVSVRGGGWAVAGTNFGQTHHPAWVLNLSANPDAQVVVRGRTVSVRARPATSEERETIWPDLVRAWPAMNTYLGRAGRDIPIYVLEPR, from the coding sequence ATGCCGCTGTTGGTGCGCGCACTGAGGTCGGCCGGTCATCGGGTGTGGTTCGCGAACCTGATGAAGCGCATCGCGCCTCCACTCGACCGCCTCCTGCACCGCCTGACGGGCGGACGCGTGCACGTGGCCGATCTCCTCGTCCCGACGCTGATGCTCGAGCACGTGGGCCGTCGGTCCGGACAGCGGTACCGGACCCCGTTGCTCTACGTATCGGTCCGGGGGGGCGGCTGGGCGGTGGCGGGGACCAACTTCGGACAGACGCACCATCCGGCCTGGGTGCTCAACCTCTCCGCCAACCCCGACGCCCAGGTCGTCGTCCGAGGTCGGACCGTCTCCGTGCGGGCGCGGCCGGCCACGTCCGAGGAGCGGGAGACGATATGGCCGGACCTGGTCCGGGCGTGGCCCGCGATGAACACCTACCTGGGGCGGGCGGGTCGCGACATACCGATCTACGTGCTCGAGCCGCGCTGA
- a CDS encoding winged helix-turn-helix transcriptional regulator, whose translation MTKRSYGQFCGLAKALDIVGERWTMLIVRDLALGPQRYTDLLAGLPGIGTGLLAQRLHALEEAGLARRGELPAPASVPVWELTDEGRELADALLPLSVWGAKRLGRRRRGELFRGDWLLRTLWANFSPDAARGVRDVYEFRVEGETVHVVVDDATMDVRRGPAPVPPDLVVTTDIATLLDVGVGRLDPREARASGRTIVDGPPEVLRRCMEILGPRRTEVAGSRPQRGR comes from the coding sequence GTGACGAAGCGGTCCTACGGGCAGTTCTGCGGCCTCGCGAAGGCACTCGACATCGTGGGTGAGCGGTGGACGATGCTGATCGTCAGGGACCTGGCCCTCGGCCCCCAGCGGTACACCGACCTGCTCGCGGGGCTCCCGGGCATCGGGACCGGGCTGCTCGCCCAGCGGCTCCACGCCCTCGAGGAGGCGGGCCTCGCCCGTCGCGGCGAGCTCCCGGCGCCGGCGAGCGTTCCGGTGTGGGAGCTGACCGACGAGGGACGTGAGCTGGCCGACGCCCTGCTGCCCCTCTCGGTGTGGGGGGCGAAGCGCCTGGGGCGGCGTCGCCGCGGGGAGCTCTTCCGGGGAGACTGGCTGCTGCGCACCCTGTGGGCGAACTTCTCCCCGGACGCGGCGCGCGGGGTACGCGACGTCTACGAGTTCCGCGTGGAGGGGGAGACGGTCCACGTGGTGGTGGACGACGCCACGATGGACGTCCGACGAGGTCCGGCTCCCGTACCGCCGGACCTCGTCGTGACGACCGATATCGCCACCCTCCTCGACGTGGGCGTCGGACGGCTCGACCCCCGGGAGGCGCGCGCCTCCGGCCGGACCATCGTCGACGGCCCGCCGGAGGTCCTTCGTCGCTGCATGGAGATCCTCGGCCCCCGGAGGACGGAGGTCGCGGGGAGCCGGCCTCAGCGCGGGCGGTAG
- a CDS encoding maleylpyruvate isomerase family mycothiol-dependent enzyme gives MPLPREEVVAGLDAQLGEFESLVRSLSDEQWETPTRCDGWTIRDIASHVAGTMTEVVEGRAGDLAAPDAIDRLVAARRDRSPQEVADELAKARDIARPMMQSLDDRTWAAPAPGGVASSIGVGVEALWYDAFVHELDIRHALGMPERLDDGLKASVVHVSDILAGEGWGPATLALDGLDEVTINGGGRRVEGDPLAFVLAATGRGDPSVLALDETVNVYRPR, from the coding sequence ATGCCGCTTCCGCGCGAGGAGGTCGTAGCCGGCCTCGACGCCCAGCTCGGAGAGTTCGAGTCGCTCGTCAGGTCCCTGAGCGACGAGCAGTGGGAGACGCCCACCCGGTGCGACGGGTGGACGATCCGCGATATCGCCTCCCACGTCGCCGGCACGATGACCGAGGTGGTCGAGGGCCGGGCCGGGGACCTCGCCGCCCCCGACGCGATCGACCGCCTCGTCGCGGCCCGCCGCGACCGCTCGCCGCAGGAGGTCGCGGACGAGCTCGCCAAGGCCCGGGACATCGCCCGCCCGATGATGCAGAGCCTGGACGACCGCACCTGGGCGGCCCCCGCCCCCGGCGGCGTCGCCTCTTCGATCGGCGTAGGCGTCGAGGCCCTCTGGTACGACGCGTTCGTCCACGAGCTGGACATCCGTCACGCCCTCGGGATGCCGGAGCGGCTGGACGACGGGTTGAAGGCGTCGGTCGTCCACGTCTCGGACATCCTCGCCGGCGAGGGCTGGGGTCCGGCCACGCTCGCGCTCGACGGTCTCGACGAGGTGACGATCAACGGCGGGGGGCGGCGCGTGGAAGGCGACCCGCTGGCCTTCGTGCTCGCCGCCACCGGGCGAGGCGACCCGTCGGTCCTCGCTCTCGACGAGACCGTGAACGTCTACCGCCCGCGCTGA
- a CDS encoding YihY/virulence factor BrkB family protein, whose translation MPDAGAPPEQSPDRTPGIGSTDDPPVPPATASSPLELSGPDWRQTLKRTVQQIVEDRVTIVAAGMAFYWFLAVFPAMLALVGLSGLVGAARGTASFVDESLRAVLPGDAAEVLTGALGDPSEDTGKASALAVAIGLVVALWSASTGMVAMQLGLDIAYDVPLSRTFLGKRVRALALMVATLVLGGIATALMVFGQPLSDWLWERVAFGPVIGIAWHVFRWVAAIGAVTLLFAVFYYVAPNRPSPRWQWVSPGGVIATLVWVAASATFSLYVRNFASYAQTYGSLAGVVVLILWLFITALAVLVGGEINAELERQSAIRSGETSDPAADASDAQPAS comes from the coding sequence ATGCCCGACGCCGGCGCGCCCCCGGAGCAGAGCCCCGACCGTACCCCCGGCATCGGGAGCACCGACGACCCTCCGGTCCCGCCGGCCACCGCGTCCTCGCCGCTCGAGCTGTCCGGTCCGGACTGGAGGCAGACCCTCAAGCGGACCGTCCAGCAGATCGTGGAGGACAGGGTCACGATCGTGGCGGCCGGGATGGCCTTCTACTGGTTCTTGGCCGTCTTCCCCGCGATGCTCGCGCTCGTCGGGCTGTCGGGCCTGGTGGGAGCCGCCCGGGGGACCGCCTCGTTCGTCGACGAGTCGCTGCGGGCGGTGCTCCCGGGGGACGCGGCCGAGGTCCTGACGGGAGCCCTGGGCGACCCTTCCGAGGACACCGGGAAGGCGTCCGCTCTCGCCGTCGCCATCGGACTCGTGGTCGCGTTGTGGTCGGCCTCCACCGGGATGGTCGCGATGCAGCTCGGCCTGGACATCGCCTACGACGTGCCGTTGAGCCGGACCTTCCTGGGGAAGAGGGTCCGGGCACTCGCCCTCATGGTCGCCACGCTCGTCCTGGGCGGTATCGCGACCGCGCTCATGGTGTTCGGACAGCCGCTGAGCGACTGGTTGTGGGAGCGGGTCGCGTTCGGACCCGTGATCGGCATCGCCTGGCACGTCTTCCGCTGGGTGGCTGCGATCGGGGCGGTGACGTTGCTGTTCGCCGTCTTCTACTACGTCGCTCCGAACCGTCCCTCCCCGAGGTGGCAGTGGGTGAGCCCGGGCGGGGTCATCGCCACGCTCGTGTGGGTCGCGGCGTCCGCCACCTTCTCGCTGTACGTCCGCAACTTCGCGAGCTACGCGCAGACGTACGGGTCGCTCGCGGGGGTGGTCGTCCTGATCCTCTGGCTGTTCATCACGGCGCTGGCCGTGCTCGTGGGCGGGGAGATCAACGCGGAGCTGGAGCGCCAGAGCGCGATCAGGTCCGGCGAGACCAGCGATCCCGCGGCGGACGCGAGCGACGCTCAGCCGGCCTCCTGA